In one window of Gudongella oleilytica DNA:
- a CDS encoding Fic family protein: MQYITVKQASQRWGISDRRVRLLCAEGRIEGVVRKGRSYLIPADTLKPIDGRSLRGKEIPEQYAALFTSIDEMKAELDRRRPLTAGELKRLQDEFLVEFTYNSNAIEGNTLTLQETALALEGVTIDKKPLKDHLEAVGHRDAFLYVVSLVSEKIPISERIIREIHSLVLMDRPEDKGVYRRIPVKIMGAYHEPPQPYLVPVQMERLVADLSKNNRHPIETAALFHLNFEGIHPFIDGNGRTGRLILNLMLMQAGYPPIDVKFADRRKYYTCFDSYYRDNYASPMVNMVGEYVKERLSQYLNLLQD, translated from the coding sequence ATGCAATATATAACCGTAAAACAGGCGTCACAGCGGTGGGGCATATCCGACCGGCGGGTCCGCTTGCTTTGCGCCGAGGGGCGGATCGAGGGAGTCGTCAGAAAAGGGCGTTCCTACCTTATTCCGGCGGACACGTTAAAACCGATTGACGGGCGCAGCCTGCGCGGCAAGGAGATTCCGGAACAATACGCCGCACTCTTTACGTCTATCGACGAGATGAAGGCGGAGCTTGACCGCCGGCGTCCGCTGACCGCGGGGGAACTGAAACGCCTGCAGGATGAATTCCTCGTGGAATTCACCTACAACTCTAACGCCATCGAGGGCAACACGCTCACGCTGCAGGAAACCGCGCTGGCGCTAGAGGGCGTGACCATAGATAAAAAGCCGCTCAAAGACCATTTGGAAGCGGTCGGGCATCGCGACGCTTTCCTTTATGTTGTTTCGCTTGTCAGCGAAAAAATCCCGATTTCGGAACGAATTATTCGCGAAATCCACTCCCTTGTTTTGATGGATCGACCGGAGGATAAGGGCGTGTACCGGAGAATCCCGGTAAAAATTATGGGCGCGTACCACGAACCGCCGCAGCCTTACCTGGTCCCGGTTCAGATGGAACGGCTGGTTGCGGATTTGTCCAAAAACAACCGACACCCCATAGAAACGGCGGCGCTGTTCCACCTGAACTTTGAGGGCATCCACCCGTTCATCGACGGCAACGGCCGCACCGGGCGGCTGATTTTGAACCTGATGCTGATGCAGGCGGGTTATCCGCCCATTGACGTGAAGTTTGCGGACAGGAGAAAATACTACACCTGCTTTGATAGCTATTATCGGGACAACTATGCATCCCCGATGGTGAACATGGTGGGAGAGTATGTAAAGGAAAGGCTTTCCCAATATTTGAACCTATTGCAGGACTAA
- a CDS encoding linear amide C-N hydrolase, with translation MCTGIKVNFDNGCVLGRTMDFESPIEYNALFLPRGYSYCIDLTGKPLYSKYMMMGMVFRNRDPLKDGVNEHGLTGITNDFGGFNLYSKKIEPDKINISSMDYFNYALANYKSVDELEKDLPNINISTRDHKGDSILCPDFHFMFSDSTKRCIIVEPKQGKLTSTDNPYDVMTNSPDLESQTRRLKRLMDIENLDEFNSPKDLPGGYDPISRFIKAFYLNRMNIPAGNCKEAYSNFYNIISAMTMPNGFVRNRKYSSTTCTRYTCAYDTEYKHMTVKTDTNPMIYQLSFQDIEDKEKRQSFFIESEFETKKLI, from the coding sequence ATGTGTACAGGAATAAAAGTCAATTTTGACAACGGATGTGTTTTGGGGAGAACTATGGATTTCGAATCCCCTATTGAGTATAATGCTCTGTTCCTGCCAAGAGGGTACAGCTACTGCATTGATTTAACAGGGAAGCCTTTATACTCGAAATATATGATGATGGGGATGGTTTTTAGAAATCGGGATCCGCTTAAGGATGGAGTAAATGAACACGGCCTGACAGGAATAACCAATGACTTTGGTGGGTTCAACCTCTATTCAAAGAAAATTGAACCAGATAAAATCAACATATCAAGCATGGATTATTTCAACTATGCTCTGGCAAATTACAAATCAGTAGATGAGCTGGAAAAGGATTTACCTAATATAAATATTTCTACAAGGGATCATAAAGGTGATAGCATATTATGTCCGGATTTTCACTTCATGTTTTCTGACTCAACAAAGAGATGTATAATAGTCGAGCCAAAACAAGGCAAACTGACCAGTACTGATAATCCCTATGATGTCATGACTAATTCACCTGATCTGGAGTCTCAAACCAGAAGGCTCAAGCGGTTGATGGATATTGAGAACCTGGATGAGTTCAACTCACCTAAGGATCTTCCTGGGGGTTATGATCCAATATCGAGGTTCATCAAGGCATTTTATCTTAATAGGATGAACATTCCAGCCGGAAATTGCAAGGAGGCATATTCTAATTTTTACAACATAATTTCAGCTATGACTATGCCGAATGGATTTGTGAGGAACAGAAAATACAGCTCTACGACTTGCACCAGGTACACCTGTGCCTATGACACAGAATATAAACATATGACAGTTAAGACTGATACCAATCCCATGATATATCAATTGAGCTTCCAGGATATTGAGGATAAGGAGAAAAGGCAGTCGTTTTTCATTGAATCTGAATTTGAGACAAAAAAATTAATATAA
- a CDS encoding 4Fe-4S dicluster domain-containing protein, whose translation MESNKLYTINKDQLDQVLSIWNEKSSVYVPSGKGKDIQLLPFSEVQRTEDYINLSLPAKEMVFEQKEGLFKWTRNGECIEIEGLAHNHSKNRILFGVRACDTYGIAYTDRFYLHEYPDPNYKSRRDETTIIAVNCLKAGPHCFCTSVGTGVFSTMGHDLALTPMDTFYLVEAATPKGEALISDAQSFFTEIDEDILDEKNALMAKVEDSFPLKMDLTNLWDDMAKTFNADFWLDEAHACIGCTGCTNVCPTCTCFNVVEEKIDENSGRRVRYWDSCQSEHFTRNAENHNPRDAVSRVRYRIYDKLKYIEERFGFKGCSGCGRCTDVCPTYISIIDIIGKMQRAAKENPELPAIHQITKIRHEIMDREIKSQHGLFTPDVATITRVKQETPDIKRLFMRYDDPKLHKTYEHKGQFFQVTVFGEGEVPLSIPFGSEQKDEVVFDFKNVGSVTDKLFQMKEGDKIGLRGPYGRAFPYETLKGRNLIFIGSGVAMAPLRTVIEPVLRNNEDFKQVYIMASALRYEKLLYKDEMKEWAKVPNFRVKYALKDPTDEVEAFSGFVNDMLPDLDLDWPNTTALICASPERIKKLARDLMDLGMKPADILVTLETHMRCGAGKCGHCKVGSHYMCVDGPVFTYEEMMALPPEY comes from the coding sequence GTGGAATCAAATAAGCTCTATACCATAAATAAGGATCAATTGGATCAGGTTTTGAGTATATGGAATGAAAAAAGCTCAGTATATGTTCCCTCCGGAAAGGGCAAGGACATCCAGCTTCTGCCCTTCAGCGAGGTTCAAAGGACTGAGGATTACATCAACCTATCTCTACCGGCAAAAGAGATGGTATTTGAACAGAAGGAAGGCTTATTCAAGTGGACCAGAAATGGAGAATGTATTGAAATTGAAGGGCTTGCTCACAACCACTCGAAGAATAGGATACTTTTCGGAGTAAGAGCCTGCGATACATACGGGATCGCATACACGGACAGGTTCTATCTTCATGAGTATCCGGATCCGAATTACAAGTCCAGAAGAGATGAAACGACCATAATAGCTGTGAACTGTCTAAAGGCTGGACCTCACTGCTTTTGCACCTCAGTAGGAACAGGTGTGTTTTCAACAATGGGGCATGATTTAGCATTGACCCCCATGGATACATTCTACCTTGTCGAAGCTGCAACACCTAAGGGTGAAGCTCTTATAAGCGACGCTCAGTCATTTTTTACTGAAATAGATGAAGATATCCTTGATGAAAAGAATGCCTTAATGGCTAAAGTTGAGGACAGCTTCCCTCTTAAAATGGACCTTACTAACCTTTGGGATGATATGGCAAAGACATTTAATGCAGACTTCTGGCTTGATGAAGCCCATGCTTGCATTGGCTGTACAGGATGCACCAATGTTTGCCCGACCTGTACCTGCTTCAATGTTGTTGAAGAAAAAATCGATGAGAACAGCGGTCGAAGAGTAAGATACTGGGATTCATGTCAAAGTGAGCACTTCACTCGAAATGCTGAAAATCACAACCCAAGAGATGCTGTTTCCCGTGTCAGGTACAGGATCTATGACAAGCTGAAGTACATCGAGGAAAGATTTGGTTTCAAAGGCTGTTCAGGCTGTGGAAGATGTACGGATGTGTGCCCGACCTATATTAGCATAATCGACATTATAGGAAAGATGCAAAGGGCTGCTAAGGAGAATCCGGAGCTACCTGCTATACACCAGATCACAAAGATCCGACATGAAATAATGGACCGCGAAATAAAATCGCAGCACGGTTTGTTCACACCGGACGTTGCTACTATAACCCGTGTCAAGCAGGAAACTCCTGATATAAAACGCCTTTTCATGAGGTATGACGATCCAAAGCTGCATAAGACCTATGAGCATAAAGGCCAATTCTTCCAGGTAACTGTCTTTGGTGAGGGTGAAGTACCTCTCTCTATACCCTTTGGGTCTGAGCAGAAGGATGAAGTCGTATTCGATTTCAAAAATGTTGGATCTGTTACAGATAAGCTGTTCCAGATGAAGGAAGGCGACAAGATAGGTCTAAGGGGTCCCTATGGGCGCGCATTCCCCTATGAAACTCTTAAAGGAAGAAACCTTATCTTTATAGGCTCTGGTGTTGCTATGGCACCTCTTAGAACAGTTATCGAGCCTGTACTGAGAAACAATGAAGATTTCAAGCAGGTCTATATTATGGCTAGTGCTCTTAGATATGAAAAGCTGCTCTATAAGGATGAGATGAAGGAATGGGCTAAGGTGCCTAACTTTAGAGTTAAGTATGCACTCAAAGATCCGACGGATGAGGTAGAGGCATTCAGCGGCTTTGTCAATGACATGCTCCCTGATCTGGACCTTGATTGGCCTAATACGACCGCTCTCATATGTGCTTCACCGGAAAGGATCAAGAAGCTTGCAAGAGACCTTATGGATTTGGGGATGAAGCCTGCAGACATACTGGTTACCTTGGAAACTCACATGAGATGTGGTGCAGGTAAATGCGGCCACTGCAAGGTTGGAAGCCACTATATGTGCGTTGACGGCCCAGTGTTTACTTATGAAGAAATGATGGCACTGCCTCCTGAATATTGA
- a CDS encoding BREX system Lon protease-like protein BrxL, translating into MNDDLKISGWALNSEYFCTILHELRSDTTYRAVVDKLVNVPEAADTRDTEAIKRIATAYLKLLFPNVRKTTDITARDFNRYCLRRACAMRATIKNQLGILDTEYRGKDIPQFSINEELCNNEK; encoded by the coding sequence ATGAATGATGACCTTAAGATATCTGGATGGGCTTTGAACTCGGAGTACTTCTGTACAATTCTCCACGAACTTAGGAGTGACACAACATATCGAGCAGTAGTCGATAAACTGGTAAATGTTCCCGAAGCCGCCGATACTCGTGATACGGAGGCGATTAAACGCATAGCAACAGCGTACCTGAAACTGTTATTCCCTAATGTCAGAAAAACTACGGACATCACAGCGCGTGACTTCAATCGCTATTGCTTGCGCCGTGCTTGTGCTATGCGAGCTACAATAAAGAACCAATTAGGAATTTTAGATACTGAGTATCGAGGCAAAGACATCCCGCAATTCTCAATAAACGAGGAACTGTGCAATAATGAAAAATGA
- the fdhF gene encoding formate dehydrogenase subunit alpha — MKTPLIKQSDGTFKEVSWDEALNKVAAGLKAAMIDEDNTDRIGLISSARCTNEENFLMAKLARAGLKTSSIDHCARLUHSPTVEGLSTSFGTGGATNTMNDISDAELILVIGSNTTEQHPLASTRIFEALEKGAELYVIDPRKIRLTDFAHGYAPIEPGTNLPMINAMINVIIEENLIDEDFIKNRTENYEEMKESVKDCTPEWAEKISKVPADTIRQFARKYATTDKAMILFTMGVTQQTTGVKSIRALANLAMITGHVGRPSTGINPLRGQNNVQGAGDMGALPDFLPGYQRPEWPETKDRFTKIWGDFSCLRGRNIIQMFNLMEEGTMKAAYIVGENPVLSDPDQTHTIHCLEKIPFLVVQDIFLTETAQFADVVLPAASFLEREGTYTNTDRRVQMIHKVIEPIGDSKPDWEIIVEIMKRIGMDVSYESPSDIMDEINIATDIYGGITHERIREVGIQWPCPDKEHPGTSILHVGEFKRGKGLFTVNDFEFLGDQRSEEFPFLLTTGRVTHQYHTGTMTRKVWTLALEYPKGFVEINAKDAKELGIKDHQPVRITSARGSIVAPAMVTDRINEKTVFVPFHFAESPANRLTGGQNLDPIINIPALKVSAVRIEVE, encoded by the coding sequence TTGAAAACTCCGCTGATCAAGCAATCAGACGGGACCTTCAAGGAAGTTTCCTGGGATGAAGCATTGAATAAGGTAGCAGCCGGACTGAAGGCTGCGATGATAGATGAAGACAACACTGACAGAATAGGACTTATCTCTTCGGCAAGATGCACCAACGAAGAAAACTTCCTGATGGCAAAGCTTGCAAGAGCAGGACTTAAGACCAGCAGCATCGACCACTGTGCACGCCTCTGACACAGCCCAACGGTAGAAGGTCTTTCTACCTCTTTTGGAACCGGAGGTGCCACTAATACTATGAATGATATCAGTGATGCAGAGCTGATCCTTGTTATTGGCTCAAACACGACCGAGCAACACCCACTGGCAAGCACAAGAATATTTGAAGCCCTTGAAAAGGGTGCTGAGTTGTATGTAATTGATCCCCGCAAAATCAGGCTTACTGATTTCGCACACGGGTATGCACCTATCGAGCCTGGGACCAATCTGCCTATGATCAATGCTATGATCAATGTTATCATCGAGGAAAATTTAATTGATGAGGATTTTATAAAAAATCGAACAGAGAATTATGAGGAAATGAAGGAATCTGTAAAGGACTGTACTCCTGAGTGGGCTGAAAAAATATCAAAGGTTCCTGCTGATACCATCAGACAATTTGCCCGTAAGTATGCGACCACTGATAAAGCAATGATTCTCTTCACTATGGGCGTGACACAGCAAACAACAGGTGTTAAAAGCATTCGGGCATTGGCTAATCTTGCAATGATAACAGGACATGTTGGAAGACCATCGACAGGTATAAATCCCTTGCGTGGGCAAAACAATGTCCAGGGTGCCGGGGACATGGGAGCTTTGCCTGATTTTCTGCCAGGATATCAAAGACCTGAATGGCCTGAAACAAAAGATCGTTTTACAAAAATCTGGGGAGATTTTTCCTGCCTGAGAGGGAGGAACATCATACAGATGTTCAACCTGATGGAGGAGGGTACAATGAAGGCAGCCTACATAGTTGGAGAAAATCCTGTACTGTCTGATCCTGACCAGACCCACACGATCCATTGTCTCGAAAAGATACCATTCCTGGTAGTTCAGGATATATTTTTGACCGAGACTGCTCAATTTGCAGACGTTGTCCTCCCTGCCGCAAGCTTCCTGGAGAGAGAAGGTACTTACACCAATACTGACCGAAGGGTGCAGATGATCCATAAGGTAATCGAGCCAATTGGAGACTCAAAGCCTGACTGGGAGATCATAGTAGAAATAATGAAGCGCATAGGCATGGATGTGAGCTATGAGAGTCCATCTGACATAATGGATGAAATAAATATAGCGACTGATATCTACGGCGGGATCACTCATGAAAGAATTCGTGAAGTAGGTATACAATGGCCTTGTCCGGATAAGGAACATCCCGGAACATCCATTCTTCATGTTGGAGAGTTCAAGAGAGGCAAGGGGTTGTTTACTGTTAACGATTTTGAATTTTTAGGAGATCAGAGAAGCGAGGAGTTTCCATTCCTGTTGACTACAGGAAGAGTAACTCACCAGTACCATACAGGAACGATGACACGTAAGGTCTGGACCCTGGCTTTGGAGTATCCAAAGGGGTTTGTCGAAATAAACGCCAAGGACGCCAAGGAGCTTGGTATAAAGGATCACCAGCCTGTCAGAATAACATCTGCAAGAGGAAGCATAGTAGCACCAGCGATGGTTACTGACCGCATAAATGAAAAAACAGTATTTGTTCCGTTCCATTTCGCCGAATCTCCGGCAAATCGGCTCACTGGGGGACAAAATCTGGACCCAATTATAAACATACCGGCTCTGAAGGTTTCAGCTGTAAGAATCGAGGTGGAATAG
- a CDS encoding HNH endonuclease signature motif containing protein, which translates to MPYKPKKPCAYPGCPRLTAGRYCEEHAKLEAKRYNRYGRDPESNKRYGRSWAKIRAAFLAAYPLCERCREEGRLTPAVLVHHKRRLTDGGTNDWSNLLALCQECHSRIHAERSDYF; encoded by the coding sequence ATGCCGTACAAACCAAAGAAACCCTGCGCCTACCCAGGCTGTCCCAGACTGACTGCCGGGCGCTACTGCGAGGAGCACGCAAAACTGGAAGCAAAACGCTACAACCGTTACGGCCGCGACCCGGAGTCCAACAAGCGCTACGGCAGGTCATGGGCGAAGATACGCGCGGCCTTTCTTGCGGCTTATCCGCTGTGCGAACGGTGCCGGGAGGAAGGCAGGCTGACCCCCGCCGTTCTGGTTCATCACAAGCGCAGGCTGACCGACGGCGGAACAAACGACTGGTCGAATCTGCTGGCGCTGTGTCAGGAATGCCATTCGAGGATTCACGCGGAGCGGAGCGATTATTTTTAG
- a CDS encoding DUF1492 domain-containing protein, with protein MRRKQVPPDKNNRNVHRMEDVIVKMLDLEDEINADLQCLIDLKHEVVTIIKFVESPELQTLLELRYLCFNTWEEISVALHLDIRWLHRLHNKALNEVDAIRRAEP; from the coding sequence TTGCGGAGAAAGCAGGTGCCGCCGGACAAAAACAACCGCAACGTCCACCGGATGGAGGATGTTATCGTGAAGATGCTGGACTTGGAGGATGAAATCAACGCCGACCTCCAGTGCCTCATCGACCTCAAGCACGAAGTGGTAACCATTATCAAATTCGTGGAAAGCCCCGAACTCCAAACGCTTCTGGAACTGCGGTACTTGTGCTTCAACACCTGGGAGGAAATTTCCGTGGCACTGCATCTCGATATCCGCTGGTTGCATCGGCTGCATAACAAGGCTTTGAACGAGGTGGACGCGATCCGCCGCGCCGAACCATAG
- a CDS encoding VapE domain-containing protein, with product MSLLSSWRIVQKYSEFKAHPDILRSSFIPGKLQGYWILELGELTGIKKMDVETVKSFITRTDDKYRPSYDRAVESHPRQCIIVGTTNSDGGFLRDITGNRRFWPVRVTGNGTKHPWELSDIDQIWAEALVRYAEGEELYLTGELAAAAFAEQREAMENNDREGLVADYLETLLPENWDAMDIYRRLEYFHSPDDPTRVKGTVRRTQVFTMEIWCECFGKSRESIKKADSYEIQGILNRLGGWTKCTSGKTGKRKRRSM from the coding sequence GTGTCACTCCTAAGTTCGTGGAGAATTGTACAGAAGTACTCCGAGTTCAAAGCCCATCCAGATATCTTAAGGTCATCATTCATTCCCGGAAAGCTGCAGGGCTACTGGATCCTGGAGCTCGGAGAGCTTACGGGCATCAAGAAAATGGATGTGGAAACGGTGAAGTCCTTCATCACCCGAACCGACGACAAATACCGCCCCTCCTACGACCGCGCGGTGGAAAGCCACCCGCGCCAGTGCATCATCGTGGGCACGACCAACTCGGACGGCGGCTTTCTGCGGGACATTACCGGCAACCGCCGCTTCTGGCCGGTGCGGGTCACCGGAAACGGGACGAAGCATCCGTGGGAGCTTTCGGACATCGATCAGATTTGGGCGGAAGCCCTGGTTCGATACGCCGAAGGCGAGGAGCTGTACCTGACGGGCGAGCTTGCGGCGGCCGCCTTCGCCGAACAGCGCGAGGCCATGGAAAACAACGACCGGGAAGGCCTGGTGGCCGACTATCTGGAGACCCTGCTCCCGGAAAACTGGGACGCCATGGACATTTACCGCAGGCTTGAGTACTTCCATTCGCCGGACGACCCTACCCGGGTAAAAGGTACGGTGCGCCGCACCCAGGTCTTCACGATGGAGATCTGGTGCGAGTGTTTCGGAAAATCTCGGGAGTCCATCAAAAAGGCCGACTCTTACGAAATCCAGGGCATTCTGAACCGCTTGGGCGGCTGGACGAAATGCACCTCCGGCAAAACGGGCAAGCGAAAAAGGAGGAGTATGTGA
- a CDS encoding cysteine desulfurase family protein, producing MIYADNAATTKISDKAFEKMLPFLQEQYGNASSQYSLGIKAKRAVEQARKQVAEAIGAQPAEITFTSGGSEANNWVLQGVTKLFKGEDIHIITSSIEHHSVLNVCRALETENIKVTYLQVNKNGLVLVDDVISAVKPNTKFVSIMLANNEIGTIQPIAEIGKYLHGKGILFHTDAVQAVGHIPVDINKLHVDFLSASAHKFNGAKGTGFLYKRASVDLPNLVFGGKQEHGYRAGTENVAGIVAAGYAIEENVKEMRKTAERLQAMVQTTVSEIRERIPDVWINGNAELRLPGTVNLGFNGVSGESLMNILDLKGVCVSTSSACNSGNDEPSHVLLALGVSEEQAKSAIRISYGKYNTIEEAEYVASAICDAYSKIKSAI from the coding sequence ATGATTTACGCCGACAATGCCGCAACAACAAAAATATCAGATAAAGCTTTTGAAAAAATGCTTCCGTTTCTACAAGAGCAGTATGGTAATGCCTCCAGTCAATATTCACTTGGTATAAAAGCAAAGCGTGCAGTTGAACAGGCGCGTAAACAAGTAGCCGAGGCTATTGGGGCTCAACCGGCCGAAATTACGTTCACCTCCGGTGGTTCAGAAGCTAATAACTGGGTTCTGCAAGGTGTCACAAAATTGTTTAAAGGTGAAGATATCCATATTATAACTTCATCAATTGAACATCACTCTGTCTTAAATGTGTGCCGTGCTCTTGAAACTGAGAACATTAAGGTTACTTATTTGCAAGTTAATAAAAATGGTCTTGTCTTAGTTGATGATGTAATATCGGCAGTCAAACCTAATACCAAATTTGTTTCTATCATGCTTGCTAACAACGAAATTGGAACGATTCAGCCGATAGCAGAAATAGGGAAATACCTTCATGGTAAAGGAATTTTATTCCACACGGACGCTGTCCAAGCCGTCGGACATATACCAGTTGATATAAATAAACTTCACGTTGATTTCCTGTCGGCTTCTGCTCATAAATTTAATGGAGCAAAAGGAACCGGCTTTCTCTATAAACGTGCGAGTGTTGATTTACCCAATCTTGTATTCGGTGGCAAGCAGGAACATGGCTACCGTGCCGGCACGGAAAATGTGGCAGGAATTGTAGCAGCAGGTTATGCAATTGAAGAAAACGTAAAGGAAATGCGAAAAACTGCTGAGCGACTTCAAGCGATGGTACAAACTACAGTTTCAGAAATTCGGGAGAGAATTCCCGACGTCTGGATAAATGGAAACGCAGAATTGCGTTTGCCTGGAACCGTAAACCTTGGATTCAATGGCGTTTCAGGTGAATCGTTGATGAACATTCTTGACCTGAAGGGGGTGTGTGTTTCAACCAGTTCTGCTTGTAATTCTGGAAACGATGAACCTTCCCATGTTTTACTTGCTTTGGGAGTATCCGAAGAACAAGCCAAGTCAGCAATTCGTATTTCATATGGTAAATATAATACTATTGAGGAAGCAGAATACGTTGCTTCAGCAATATGCGATGCATATAGTAAGATCAAATCCGCTATTTGA
- a CDS encoding YwbE family protein: protein MDGNKRNLIKPGIRVSVIQKQDQRSGKTTVGIVKDILTKSTSHPHGIKVRLESGVIGRVKEIFTDRSGINEDEKY from the coding sequence ATGGATGGAAACAAACGCAATTTAATTAAGCCGGGGATCAGGGTGAGTGTAATACAAAAACAGGACCAACGCTCAGGGAAAACAACGGTAGGAATTGTCAAGGACATTCTGACTAAGTCGACCTCTCATCCTCATGGGATTAAGGTTAGGCTTGAGAGTGGAGTTATTGGAAGAGTTAAGGAGATATTTACAGATAGGTCTGGAATAAACGAGGATGAAAAATATTAA
- a CDS encoding ParB N-terminal domain-containing protein, with protein sequence MQSTERFEKVNIDKLVPYARNARTHSKEQILQLRASLREFGFVNPVIVDKDYNIIAGHGRVLAAREEELTEIPCVFAEHLTEAQKRAYILADNRLALNARWDEELLALEFGELKDLGFDLELTGFDPKKIEKLFADDGNRVQDDDFDLTAALEEAAFVLPGDVWTLGHHRLICGDATDADTVKRLMNGRKANLVLTDPPYNVDFKGSGGLKIKNDSQEPGQFYAFLLSAFREAGFHLSGTCIWVKDSFVMRCSPYQWQHEPILYGWLKTGTHKWYAGRLEATVWNFAKQRKTATTQQASPSTC encoded by the coding sequence ATGCAGTCGACCGAACGGTTTGAAAAGGTGAATATTGACAAGCTGGTGCCGTATGCCCGGAACGCCCGGACGCACTCCAAGGAGCAGATTCTGCAGCTCCGCGCCTCCCTGCGGGAATTCGGCTTTGTCAACCCCGTAATTGTGGATAAGGACTACAACATCATCGCCGGGCACGGACGTGTGCTGGCCGCCCGCGAAGAAGAGCTGACCGAGATTCCCTGCGTGTTTGCGGAACATCTGACCGAAGCGCAGAAGCGCGCCTATATTCTTGCGGACAACCGGCTGGCGCTGAACGCCAGATGGGACGAAGAACTGCTGGCCCTGGAATTCGGGGAACTGAAAGACCTCGGCTTCGATCTGGAGCTCACAGGATTCGACCCGAAGAAAATCGAAAAGCTCTTTGCCGATGACGGCAACAGGGTACAGGACGATGACTTCGATTTAACAGCCGCTTTGGAAGAGGCGGCTTTTGTTTTGCCCGGCGATGTGTGGACGCTGGGGCACCACCGCCTGATCTGCGGCGACGCCACCGATGCGGACACGGTCAAAAGGCTGATGAACGGACGAAAAGCAAATCTTGTTCTGACCGACCCGCCGTACAACGTGGATTTCAAAGGCTCCGGCGGGCTGAAAATCAAGAACGACAGCCAGGAGCCCGGTCAGTTCTACGCTTTCCTGCTCTCGGCGTTCCGGGAAGCGGGCTTTCACCTCTCCGGCACCTGCATCTGGGTGAAGGACAGCTTTGTGATGAGGTGCTCGCCATACCAGTGGCAGCACGAGCCGATTCTGTATGGCTGGCTCAAAACCGGCACCCACAAGTGGTACGCGGGGCGCTTGGAAGCCACCGTCTGGAATTTCGCCAAGCAAAGAAAAACAGCGACCACCCAACAAGCAAGCCCCTCGACCTGCTGA
- a CDS encoding DNA methyltransferase produces the protein MVRGALGSHRLEFRQAKKNSDHPTSKPLDLLTYPIRNSSQANGIVLDTFGGSGSTLIACEQTDRICCMMELDEKYASVILRRYAEFKGNDEDITCERGGKTFAYADLVKEVAGRG, from the coding sequence GTGGTACGCGGGGCGCTTGGAAGCCACCGTCTGGAATTTCGCCAAGCAAAGAAAAACAGCGACCACCCAACAAGCAAGCCCCTCGACCTGCTGACCTATCCCATCCGCAACTCCAGTCAGGCAAACGGCATCGTGCTGGACACCTTCGGCGGCTCCGGTTCCACGCTCATCGCCTGTGAGCAGACCGACCGCATCTGCTGCATGATGGAACTGGATGAAAAATATGCTTCCGTCATCCTGCGCCGGTACGCCGAGTTCAAAGGAAACGATGAAGACATCACCTGCGAGCGCGGCGGAAAGACGTTTGCCTATGCCGACCTCGTCAAGGAGGTGGCGGGACGTGGATAA